AGTGGTTGACCATAAGTGTGCCGTCTTTGATTGCGGCCCACCAGGATTCGCTGTCGGTATCGATATCGGGGGTCATCGGTCCCTTCCGAGGATCATGGTGGCGCTGTGCGAGAAGAACCCGCCCATGGCGTGCACGCAGGCCAGTTCGGCGTTGTCGACCTGGCACGGCCCGCATTCGCCGCGCAGCTGCCGCACCGCCTCGACCATCAGGAACATGCCGCGCATGCCGGGATGACAGGAGGCCAGCCCGCCGCCGTCGGTGTTGGTGGGCAGCGATCCGCCCGGCCGCAGCGCCCCGGTCGCGACGAACGGGCCGCCCTCACCCTTGGCGCAGAAGCCGAGATCCTCGACGGTCAGCAGCACCGTCGAGGTGAACGAGTCGTACAGCTGGCAGACGTCGATGTCGGCCGGGCTCACCCCGGCCCGGGCGAACGCCTTCGGGCCCGAGACCGCCGCCGCGGACGTGGTGAAATCCGCCCACTCGCTCATGCTCACGTGGGAGGCGGCGCTGGCGGCGCCGAGGATCCACACCGGCGCCTTCGCGCAGTCGCGGGCCACCTCCTCGTTGGCGAGAATGACCGCGCCGCCGCCGTCGGTGCGCAGGCAGACATGACGGGAGGTGAACGGATCGGCGAGCATCGGGGCCGCGGCGACGTCCTCGATCGTGATGCGTTCCCGATCGAAGGCGTTCTCGTTCATCGCCGCCCATTCGTGGGCGGCGACGGCGATCTCGGCGAGCTGCTCGATGGTGGTCCCGTACTCGATCATGTGCCGGCGGGCCGCCATCGCGTACTTGGCGATCAGCGTCACCCCGTAGGGCGCCTCGTACTGCATCGCCCCGTCGGCGGGCATGGCCGCCGCGGACGCGCGTTTGCGCCGCTTGACGTCGGAGCGGGCCGTCGACCCGTAGGTCAGCAGCGCCACGTCGATCTCACCCGCGGCGATCGCCGCTGCGGCGTGCCGGGCCATCTCCTCCCATGACGAGCCGCCGACGTTGGTGGAGTCCACCCAGGTCGGTCGCAGGCCCAGGTACTCGCCGACCTCGATGGGGGCCAGCAGCGACCCGTGCGCGCCGAGGCCGTCGATGTCGCTCTTGTTCAGCCCGGAATCCGCGAGCGCCCGGCGGGCGGCCTGGGCCATCAGCGCCGTCGCCGTCTTGTCCGGCACCCGGCCGCAATCGGAGAGCCCCACCCCGACGATCGCCACCTTGTGTGCAGCCACCCCTCAATCGTTACCACATCCGAAAACGCCATTGACGAAAAAGTGGAATCGTCGTTCTCATTCGGCTACCGTGACGGTGTGCGGGCATCGCTGCGGGAAGCGTTACGAGGCAGTGACCTCGTGCTGTGTCTCGCGCTCATGCACTCGCGCACGCCGGATGTGCCCGCGATCGCCGCGGCTGCGGGCTACGACGCCGTCTACGTCGACCTCGAGCACACCGCGACCTCGCTGGAGACCGCCGGCATACTCTGCGCCGCGGCCGTCGGTTCGGGAATCTCGGCACTGGTCCGGGTGCCGTCGCACGATCCGAGCATCATCGCCCGGGTGTTGGACAACGGTGCAGTGGGAGTCATTGTGCCGCACGTCGATTCCAAGGACCAGGCGGAGGCGGTGGTGCATGCGGCACGGTTCCCGCCGGCCGGCCACCGGTCGATATCCGGGCCGAACGTGGTGACCGGTTTCGGGGTCCGGGCGCCGGCTCAGCTGGCGGCCGAGATCGACAGCTACACCGTGGTTTCCGTCATGGTCGAGACACCGCAGGCGGTGGAGTCGGTCGACGCCATCGCATCGGTGCCGGGACTGGACATGATTCTGCTGGGCCCCAGCGATCTCACCGCGGAGATGGGCATCCACGGCGATTATGAGAATGCACGTTTCCAGGAGGCGGTCCAAGCGGTGGCGGCGGCGTGCCGGGCTCACGACGTCGCGTTCGGCATAGCCGGAATCAAGTCGGCCGATCTGCTCGCCCGGTTCGTGGACCTGGGGCTGCGATTCATCTCCGCCGGCACCGACGTCGGCATGCTCACCGAGGCCGCCACCGCCCGGGCGCACGAGCTGCGGGCCCTGCAACAGCAGACCTAACGCATCAGAGACGGAGGTTCACCCGATGCCGACACCCGTTTACACCAAGCCCGTGACCGATCCGATGGCCTGGACCGGTCAGGACTTCTCCAGCAAGGACGACTTCGCCTTCGACCTGACCAAGCGCCACGTCGACGCGCTGAAGTCGATCCTGCACGCCACGCGGCACAAGGACCGCGACGAGATCACCACCGAGGACGCCCGGCACCCCGACCTCAACGACGATCTGCGCAAGGTCTACGAGGAGGTGATGTTCGGCCGCGGGCTGGTGTGCGTGCGCGGGTTTCCGGTCGAGGAGCACTCCATCGACGAGCTCGAACGGATCTACTGGGCGTTCTGCACCCACTTCGGGTATCTGGTGTCGAACAACTCGTTCGGCCACCGCATGGTGCGGGTCCAGGAGGAGATCCTGCCGAACGGAAAGCAGCCCGCCCGGGGCACCAAGTCCAGCGCCGAGCTGGCCATGCACAACGACGCCGCGGACATCCTCGCGCTGTTGTGCGTGTATCCGGCGGCCAAGGGCGGCGAGAGCCAGTTCTCCAGCGGGCCGGCGGCGCACAACCGGATCCTGGCCGAACGCCCGGACCTGCTGCCGGTGCTCTACGAGGGCTTCCCGCACCATCGCCGCAGCGAACAACCCGACGACCAGCCCGACGTGACGCCCTACAACGTGCCGGTGTTCTCCCAGATCGACGGGCGGATCTGCATCAACTTCACCTACAGCAGCATCCTGCCGGCCATGAAGACGCTCGGCCGCGAGTTCACCCCC
The window above is part of the Mycolicibacterium hassiacum DSM 44199 genome. Proteins encoded here:
- a CDS encoding acetyl-CoA acetyltransferase, translated to MAAHKVAIVGVGLSDCGRVPDKTATALMAQAARRALADSGLNKSDIDGLGAHGSLLAPIEVGEYLGLRPTWVDSTNVGGSSWEEMARHAAAAIAAGEIDVALLTYGSTARSDVKRRKRASAAAMPADGAMQYEAPYGVTLIAKYAMAARRHMIEYGTTIEQLAEIAVAAHEWAAMNENAFDRERITIEDVAAAPMLADPFTSRHVCLRTDGGGAVILANEEVARDCAKAPVWILGAASAASHVSMSEWADFTTSAAAVSGPKAFARAGVSPADIDVCQLYDSFTSTVLLTVEDLGFCAKGEGGPFVATGALRPGGSLPTNTDGGGLASCHPGMRGMFLMVEAVRQLRGECGPCQVDNAELACVHAMGGFFSHSATMILGRDR
- a CDS encoding HpcH/HpaI aldolase family protein, whose translation is MESSFSFGYRDGVRASLREALRGSDLVLCLALMHSRTPDVPAIAAAAGYDAVYVDLEHTATSLETAGILCAAAVGSGISALVRVPSHDPSIIARVLDNGAVGVIVPHVDSKDQAEAVVHAARFPPAGHRSISGPNVVTGFGVRAPAQLAAEIDSYTVVSVMVETPQAVESVDAIASVPGLDMILLGPSDLTAEMGIHGDYENARFQEAVQAVAAACRAHDVAFGIAGIKSADLLARFVDLGLRFISAGTDVGMLTEAATARAHELRALQQQT
- a CDS encoding TauD/TfdA family dioxygenase, giving the protein MPTPVYTKPVTDPMAWTGQDFSSKDDFAFDLTKRHVDALKSILHATRHKDRDEITTEDARHPDLNDDLRKVYEEVMFGRGLVCVRGFPVEEHSIDELERIYWAFCTHFGYLVSNNSFGHRMVRVQEEILPNGKQPARGTKSSAELAMHNDAADILALLCVYPAAKGGESQFSSGPAAHNRILAERPDLLPVLYEGFPHHRRSEQPDDQPDVTPYNVPVFSQIDGRICINFTYSSILPAMKTLGREFTPEQEEAIELLRRVLVEQQVEFRLESGEAAIANNFAMCHSRSDFVSANDPKRRRCFLRAWMEVPLSDRRLPIGREYFHMENKDGRLGYDPVPGREGKIPRNDYANVDEQLAEMFRAAQAKPKI